aCCGTGAGGTATCCGTACAAACCGGTGATCAGGATCAATGCCCCTGCTGGGCTCAGCAAGCTATCTCCCGGGCGTCGTGGTAGGACGAAGTCTTTAGGCCAAAATGCACAAAACCATTCAGGCAGATGAGGAATCATTTCCATAACTTCCAGCTTTCTGACACTGGCTGCCCCAGGCCCGATGCCACTGTAAGCAGTGTTTGATAGAACATGGGGGAGCTGTACAGAAGTGTCTAATCTTACCAtgaacagaacagcacagcatTGCTATCCGCTATTTCAagacttccttttctctccaagAGGAAGGCATGAATGGAAAGCCCTGCCAGCTCAGCGCCGTGGGTCGCGTCCATACAGTTTTCTATGCAAACTTTGGCTTCAGGAAAGACACGAACACGTAAAAGAATGGCTTTAGTTGTCACTGAATACAGAGAGAGAGTGGgttttcattaaatatacaTCATACCAGTGATGCTGGGGAGGTTGAAGGTTATTTCTAATGTTGACAGCGATAAAACCGATGTGTACAGGACAAGacataaaaaggaaagcaatccctttaaaacaaattttaacgTAAAAAAAGTTCACAGTGGTTTGTATAAACAGTATGTCATCTCCAACAGTAACAAACTTCTACTCTCACAGCACACTAGTGCCCTCTTTAGAtcctaaagaagaaaacaagcatttacACTACTCATTGTACAGATTGAGAAAGTCAGTTGTACAATTACCCATAATGACAGGATAAATGCTGCGGAGTGTACAGCCGTAACAccaacaaaaggaaagtttaaaaCTCTTTTCCTAGAAGGGAGAAAAGTCCTTCATTTGCTGTTACAACCAGCAAATGCCATTCATCAAATCAAAAGGGAAACCACAAACACGTTCTATTTTGAGCAAGCTGAACAGTACACGttacagtttaaaaatgaaggtTATATATTATAATACAAGTCCCAACAAGGCAGTGCCACATTGACTATTTCTTCGCTTGCTTTGTGATCATACTCCTGGGAGGTGTTACAGGTCTGCTAGCATTGGGCTTCTTCTTCTCTGCAGGTTTCAAAATCTGGAAAAGACAATTCAGTCATCAAGCACGAATTCTGGCTGTCTGACACCCCAACAATCCATTGGCTAGAATAAGGTGCTATGCAGATCATCTGGACACCTCATAAACCCCTGAAATAAATGGGTTTTCTGATCTGAGCGCTGGCGGGGCTTAGAgtggctgcccagagagcccATGCCCATGGAAGCAGGAAGACAGCCGACAGCTTTGCTCCACTGATTTAATCCCAGGGTCAAACAGCTCATCTGCTCACACCGCTAAGGGCttatcacatttttaaagacaCAAGGGCCAACACAGCTCTGTCTACACTTGATATCTGTGAGATCTGCTTGAAGCAAGCATTACGGTTTTGTAACAGTGCAGTATAAAtggaagagaggaaatttaaaGTGTGACTGCAATAACTAGGAGGTGAAGTTTTCAGATACGGTACCTGAAAAGAACACATTAAGGTTTCATCCACACTCATCATGGCACCTGCATTATCAAATTCTCCACAGTAATTTGGGGCAGAAAAGAGAGTCACCAATTGTCTTTTTGCAAAGAACTCATATCCATCTTCAACAACCTTTGgagagaacagcagaaattaCACCAGGCAATTTCTTCCAGACAAAGTACAATGCAGCTTCAGCAGAGTcagcagctgaagaaacagtTACAGCTAAGGAGCACTAGTCCAAGAGTTTTACCCCAGAACAGGAAAGACATCACAAGATCCAGTTCAACAACAAGGTCCATCAGCAATAAAAGCCACCAGAATTCTGCTACATTCAAAGCAATCTTGTTCAAATATCAGACCCACACTATAAATGTATTAAGCATTAATTACAAGAGTTTTTAAACAGTGAACAAGTTGCTCTGAGAAGCTGGAATCTCTATCCTCGCTGATATTTAAAAGTCAGCTGGGTAAGATCCTGTGTGTCTGGGTCTGACATTGTTTTGTTCCACGCTGAGTATACGCGCATGGAGATGACCAGCTCAGGtccctttccatttccattaTCTATGGTTTAatgcacaaaattaaaatacctGATGAGCTCTACATATGAGATCCAAATCATGTTTATGGAGAAACTTAGCAACCACTTCAGCACCAAAAGTAAAGGACACTCCTCTGTCATTTTCACCCCATCCTAAGACATCTTTGTCAGGGTCAGACCACAGGAGATCACAAAGAAGCCCTTGGTCGGGTACGTCAGTGGGGCGCATAATTCGTCTTATCTGCTCCATTGACTGAAGGTCTGGTGACAAACCTGGGTGGAGTTAAGACACACAGCTTGTATTTTACTCCAACTTTACACTGTAAGATTGAGGAATCCGctcaagatgaaaaaaagatcttacACAAACTGATCCACCATTGACATTCTGTGTGGTCCAATGGCAATGTTAACTGACATTTCAAtccagcatttattttaaagctttaataACAGAAGACACTTTAAGATATACTGGGAGGAAGATAAGCAAAGCCATTTCCACATTTAAAAGATTACAACAATTGCACTTAATAATTTGCAAGTGTCTGTTAAAAGAGCTATTAAGAGGTATTAATACTAGAAGTCACAaggcttgtttattttaaagatcaGGCCTAGTAACACGGAATACAGTGTCAGAACTCATACCATTTTGTACTGATATTCCTCTCAAGCAACTGTTATTACTTGCAAGTGATTAATAATATACATATTGCAGCTTAAATGCTTCGTGCAGCTTTTCAAAGTACTAAATGAGCATCACATAGCATAACAGGGCCAATCTGTGAATGAAGCcctaaaacactgttttcagaatgtttaCACAACTTCTTGTCatgcaagtaaaaaaaaaaaaaaaaaaaagactctttaTTCAAAAGGAGACAGCAGTAGAGATGTTCCCTGACTGAAAGTAAGGAAGGCAGACCATGGTGTCTGATGTCACACAGCTCAGCAATTCACAGAACTACCACTACTCGAGCAATGGAGAAGCATACAACACAAATATGAAATTGCCAATATTTGTACCGTGttgctacatttttaaaaaatattaactaaaGAACTTACCTCCATGACAGCAGAATATCTTCTCATCCACAATTGCTGCAATTGGTAAACAGTTAAAACAGTCTGTGAAGGTTTTCCACAGCTTAATATTGTATCTTCTCTTACCTAGAAAagatagggggaaaaaaagaacagtcaaTGTACTTCTCCAACACAACTACAGATAACCTAATATGGCTGCCTTTAACACACACTTGCAAAAAAGTCAGCAATAAAGCCCATACACAATTATTTATCTTCTCTGGCACCCACAGGCACAAGGCTAAGAAAGCTGCAAGGTCTCTTTCTGCGTGGCAGAGAGACACAGCTTTGAAATGGCTCTGAGGACTGTACACATCCATTCAAGAGAACATTCTACTGCTGGCAGCCAGACTCCTGCCTCAactttgctttggaaaaatatcCCTTGGAGAATTtgatccattaaaaaaaaaaaaagccatttgctgttttcttcagggATAGACAGCATTTCCTCAAAAGCAGTTTTCCCTTCAATTTCTACTAGTACTTTACCACCAAGTCTCTCTgggcaaagaaataaaactgaaaaaaaatgaagctgttgCCATTTTACTTTCCAAGCAACTCTCCCAACAGATATGAACCCTGCACATATTTGTGCCATGTGACTAAACTTGTGATTAATCTCTGAGGAGTCAACTCAAATACCACACAACTCTGCTTCCTTGTTGAAaaagaagagcaggagctggacaGAACACCTTGTAAGCTACAAGCCAAGTACGTCCCCAGCAGAAGTTGTGAGAATGCTTCAGTACCCAACCAGCATTACCTCCTCTACATTAGATTAGGTCACATCTACTACGGTACAGGACTTCCCAGGAATTACACTGCAAGCACTGTAACATAGTAACGACACAGAGCAGCCCCTTACCCCAGTTACAGTACAAGAACACATTGTAAGGTAGATGAAAGTAACTGAAAACTGTAAAGCAAAGTAAAATTCCCTAATTTCCAACCAGACAACCGTAAGAGCTTCACAAATGCAGTTGCTTAAGTGGCCAATAAATACAATACCTCTTTGCTTGCTGCTCTGTAAGGTGAGGACCAGCTGATATTAAAGATGAATGCAAAACCACTTCCTTTGCTAATACAGGCCACAGGGCCAGCTGAAGCATGCAGAGCTAACTGAAGTTAGGAAAGCCATTTAATACTGGAGGTCTAGAAGACAGCAAGCACTTCCTACCCTGTTTTCCCAAGCCAAAGATCCTCACATCTGTGCATATTACTTACATTCATCATAGAATCCATAAATTCTATTAATGCTGGCACATTCATGGTTCcctctgaggaggaaaaaattctctggATATTTAATTTTGTAGGCCAATAGAAGACAAATTGTTTCTAAAGACTGCTTTCCTCTGTCGACATAGTCACCAAGGAATAGGTAGTTGCTTTCTGGTGGAAAGCCTCCATATTCAAAGAGCCGAAGCAAGTCATAGTACTGTCCATGGATGTCACCTgtaaaaagcattcagaaatggCACCCGACTCTGtgatatttttcaatttttttttctagagaagCAGCAAGTAAATGAAGCatcaggaacagaaaaagcCTGCAGACAGATATTGTCTGCAGCATTCCTGAAGATTACACAGTTTGTTCTAATGCTATCACACTCAGAAAGTTGGTATCTACATAAGAGAATGACTAAGTATGCATTATGACTTAAGTATGTATCTACTTAAAAACATTCACATACTCGTAAAACAAATCCAGGATTCCAATAAATCAATTCTGCATACTCAAACAACAATCTGGCATCCAGTTAAATCCTTTACTTGACTACTGGCTGCAAGATTAGGAACCTTTACTTCATTCTTGATACAGCCACACTTCAGTAGTGACACTGATGGAAAAACTGCTTGGGGGATTTCCTTTCCTCTATACCATCTCCAGTATTTTCTTGCAACACCCAGTAATTCACATTCTAGCAGTGAAGTCGTATCGGAAGAAATTGGTATTTCTGCCTGTGGTTTAAAtcatggttttgtttctggcaAGCAGAACaataaatcatgtttttaaGACTACCACATGTTATAAATATTGAACAAGCTACTTCAGAAGTAAATCcgcagtgctggagcaggatAAAATACTGCTTCCTGGAAGCTTTACTAATATGCATGTATAGAGGATTTTATTTTGACATGCTTCATTCCTTCAGCATAACTAGACATGTGCACATGTAAAGAATGAGCAATATCACCATGCATAAATATGGTGAAACCAAACCAGAAACTAGAGGTTATACAGAAATTTAAGTTtccagaaagatttttaaattgcatCCAACCATGGTTCAGCTCTGACCAGCAGCTTCAGTCAACTACTgcatctccttttttctccttgttcagTGATGACTGTACTGAGCATTAACTGATAGAAAAATTCCTTTCCAAAACTTCTTCTGAATCCCGTTCCCAAGAGACTTGATCAAACTGGACCAGTTACATTTACCTCCTTCCCATTGCTCCTCTTGAAGCATTCAGGACAGGCTTATTCTCCCTTCTGCTACAATCATTCATTGGTTTTGTAAGTGAAAGCAGCATCTGGCATTCGTCCTCCTTAAAAGAGGATATCCATCTAAATGCCCCCCACTCCCAACCACGCATCAAATCACAGCACTTACCACATATTTTCAGTGGAGCTTCAAGTTCTAGCAGAATAGGCTGGCTGAGAAAGATTTCTCTGGATTTCAAGCACAGTCCTCTGATTTCATTCTCTTGAAGTTGGACATTTTTACCTGGTTTTGATCCTCTCACTGTTGGAAGGAATCAGAAGTCGGTTACCCAAGTCAATAGTATTCCCAGTGTTATTTTAAGAGTCTGACTGAATGCCACTAACACCGAACGAGAACGCAACAATTCTTCTCTTACAATTGAATACTTCAGTAGTATTTCACAAGCATTCTGTACTTATGCTTGGCTGCTAAACTCAGCTGCTTGCAGTCTCATTCAAACTACTCTGAACTCTTAAAATAAGTCTAAAGTAAGCCAGTATAAATGCATACGGGAATGTCAGACACATGAAGATGCCTGTCATCACCACCACCAGCCAGAGGTTAAGCTAACTACTGACAGGTTAAAGCAGTCAGGACACAGATAAAGCTGAAAAGTAAACAGTTTGAGCCTcagaattcatttaaaaaaaaagaaaaaacaaccaaaccccTTTCCTCAGGTGAACAAAGTACCCAAGGCACACAAGGTTTATGAAACACAGTTTAATTCTACTTGTAAATCAGAAGattatcttcagaaaatgtCTCCACAAAAAAAGATCTGTCAAAATCTAATGACCTGGCACACCCTTAATGACTGTTTTACAATCTAAATGGAACAGTCAGACAAATAATCGTGTTCCTAAGAACTGCCTCAAAGTTAGAGACCATGCTAAACAGTCATCAATATTTGAAGAcaatattttacctttttacTACTCTTATTTCACCTAACCTGGACGCTCCAGTCCCTCAGCAGCACCAGAGCCACAGGAACAGCTGAACACATTAAACATTTGACAACTGGAAGGAGAGGTGGGAACCCTTCAAACAAAATTTCTACTCCATATGGATCAGGACTgtgaatacatttattttagaaggtTCCTGTAAATCCCATCCTCAGGCTTTCCCACTTCTCAGTTGTGCCAAGCTGGAGGAGGAATGACATGAGAAAAAGAGGGGAGCTGAAGAAAGGGCCTAGGACCAGAGAAATTTCTTAAACGCATTAAAATTGAAGCCACCAAACTGATGAATTCTACAACAAAGCTGAGAGGGAGCTATATTagcatcactgctgctttgaAGAGTTCTCTACTACAGAGAGAGACTGACTGTCTCAAACCTACCAAGGTTTGAGAGGGAAATGCCTCCTGTATTTCAGAAAGGGAGATTCTAGTTCTTCAGCCATTTAAGCCGAGCTGTTTCATTATTCACTTGGAGCCCAGACAAACCCACCTGTACTAA
Above is a genomic segment from Numida meleagris isolate 19003 breed g44 Domestic line chromosome 14, NumMel1.0, whole genome shotgun sequence containing:
- the PPP1CC gene encoding serine/threonine-protein phosphatase PP1-gamma catalytic subunit, with product MADIDKLNIDSIIQRLLEVRGSKPGKNVQLQENEIRGLCLKSREIFLSQPILLELEAPLKICGDIHGQYYDLLRLFEYGGFPPESNYLFLGDYVDRGKQSLETICLLLAYKIKYPENFFLLRGNHECASINRIYGFYDECKRRYNIKLWKTFTDCFNCLPIAAIVDEKIFCCHGGLSPDLQSMEQIRRIMRPTDVPDQGLLCDLLWSDPDKDVLGWGENDRGVSFTFGAEVVAKFLHKHDLDLICRAHQVVEDGYEFFAKRQLVTLFSAPNYCGEFDNAGAMMSVDETLMCSFQILKPAEKKKPNASRPVTPPRSMITKQAKK